A genomic stretch from Desulfotignum balticum DSM 7044 includes:
- a CDS encoding DUF2799 domain-containing protein, with the protein MDASQCRNADWEIIGFEDGSAGRLPSYLSNYRKACAKYDIIPELDFYLRGHANGLIEFCTEANGFLSGKKGLEYNGVCPRGLSDNFLAGYQIGLRFYIVSSAIDKMEFCLRNEQKKLKELRKELRHKEEMLIQDSTSESDRRRLLNETKDARLKIERLEKKIFHTRKDIQMKQYEYEQLSIQYGSQG; encoded by the coding sequence ATGGATGCATCACAATGCAGAAATGCAGACTGGGAGATTATCGGTTTCGAAGATGGCAGTGCCGGAAGATTGCCGTCTTATCTAAGCAACTACCGGAAAGCATGTGCAAAATATGATATTATTCCAGAGCTTGATTTCTATTTGAGAGGCCATGCCAATGGATTAATCGAATTCTGTACCGAAGCGAACGGTTTTTTGTCAGGGAAAAAAGGACTGGAATATAATGGGGTCTGCCCGCGGGGGCTATCGGATAATTTTCTTGCAGGTTACCAGATTGGACTGCGCTTTTATATTGTTTCCAGCGCCATTGACAAGATGGAATTCTGCTTGCGAAACGAGCAGAAAAAGTTGAAAGAACTGCGAAAAGAGTTGAGACATAAAGAAGAAATGCTGATACAGGACAGCACTTCTGAAAGTGATCGTCGACGTCTTTTGAACGAAACCAAGGATGCCCGCTTGAAAATCGAACGATTAGAAAAAAAGATTTTCCATACAAGAAAAGATATTCAGATGAAACAGTATGAGTATGAACAGTTGAGCATTCAATATGGAAGCCAGGGATGA
- a CDS encoding tRNA (cytidine(34)-2'-O)-methyltransferase, translating to MVELNIVLLEPEIPQNTGNIGRICNAMGSSLHLIEPLGFSIEDKYLKRAGLDYWKNLNVKSYKDYGQFLAQNPQGQKVFLSKKAGVRCDRLPYSNTVYLIFGKESVGLPEQLLLENKDTCVRVPISVCSRSLNLANAVAILSYEVMRQHRFTGLKAQGDLSL from the coding sequence ATGGTTGAATTGAACATTGTCCTGTTGGAACCTGAAATACCCCAGAATACCGGGAATATCGGCAGGATCTGCAATGCCATGGGGTCATCGCTGCACCTGATCGAGCCCTTAGGATTCTCCATTGAGGATAAGTATTTAAAACGTGCCGGCCTTGATTATTGGAAAAACCTCAACGTCAAGTCATACAAAGATTATGGACAGTTTCTTGCCCAGAATCCCCAGGGCCAGAAAGTGTTTCTTTCAAAAAAAGCCGGGGTGCGGTGCGACCGCTTACCTTATTCAAATACGGTCTATCTGATCTTTGGAAAAGAATCCGTGGGCCTGCCTGAACAATTACTCCTGGAAAACAAAGACACCTGCGTAAGGGTGCCCATTTCCGTTTGTTCAAGATCCTTGAACCTGGCCAATGCCGTTGCCATTTTAAGTTATGAGGTCATGCGGCAGCATAGGTTCACAGGTCTCAAGGCCCAGGGAGATCTCTCGTTATGA
- a CDS encoding GNAT family N-acetyltransferase produces METTIADIEDAAQILRLQKMAYQSEAELYQNYNIPPLTQTIAEIREKFDTQIFYKTVVENNILGSVRAYSDETSCFIGRLIVHPDIQGKGIGTRLMNAIEEHFSEAQRYELFTGTKSIANIRLYERLGYKPFKEMVVDKSLSLIFMEKAGNPFLI; encoded by the coding sequence ATGGAAACTACTATTGCTGATATTGAAGATGCGGCGCAAATTTTAAGACTCCAAAAGATGGCGTATCAAAGTGAAGCGGAATTATATCAGAATTACAACATCCCTCCCTTAACGCAAACTATTGCAGAAATCAGAGAGAAATTTGACACTCAGATTTTTTATAAAACGGTTGTCGAAAATAATATACTCGGTTCTGTGAGAGCATATTCTGATGAAACTTCATGCTTTATTGGCAGATTAATTGTTCATCCTGACATTCAAGGCAAAGGCATCGGAACAAGGCTAATGAATGCCATCGAAGAACATTTTTCTGAAGCTCAAAGGTACGAGTTGTTTACAGGGACAAAGAGTATTGCAAACATTCGTCTTTATGAAAGGCTGGGGTATAAACCGTTCAAGGAAATGGTAGTAGACAAATCCCTTTCATTAATTTTTATGGAAAAAGCGGGGAATCCCTTTCTGATATAA
- a CDS encoding amidohydrolase family protein, whose amino-acid sequence MLSPDLPYYNDSEGDCLPSGISCAIDAHVHVFPDSTFHAVRNWFDAHAWQIRYRDTSENLIRFLLDRGVAHVIALQYAHKPGIARELNAYMAGLCRMFEGRMTGMATVFPGETGAADILTRAFDQGLGGVKLHVHVQCFDMDSPDMDEICAVCSDHGKPMVVHAGREPKSDHYRCDPHELCRAGKVASVLTRFPDLKFCVPHLGFDEVSEYSFLMATHENLWLDTAMVLTDYFPASARPDLRSFPLDRVMYGSDFPNIPYAWDRELKWLAGAGLSSWELAQVTWKNAARFFNLDFDDSLSY is encoded by the coding sequence ATGCTGTCACCGGATCTTCCCTATTACAATGACTCTGAAGGAGACTGCCTGCCATCCGGCATCTCCTGCGCCATCGATGCCCATGTGCATGTGTTTCCGGACAGCACTTTTCACGCAGTGCGGAACTGGTTTGACGCCCACGCCTGGCAGATCCGGTACCGGGATACCAGTGAGAATCTGATCCGGTTTCTGCTGGACAGGGGCGTGGCCCATGTCATTGCGTTGCAGTATGCCCACAAGCCAGGCATTGCCCGGGAATTGAATGCGTATATGGCCGGACTGTGCCGGATGTTTGAAGGACGGATGACCGGGATGGCCACGGTATTTCCCGGGGAAACAGGCGCTGCGGATATCCTGACCCGGGCCTTTGATCAGGGCTTGGGCGGGGTGAAGCTGCATGTCCATGTCCAGTGCTTTGATATGGACAGCCCGGACATGGATGAGATCTGTGCGGTGTGTTCGGATCATGGCAAACCCATGGTGGTGCATGCCGGCCGGGAACCCAAAAGTGACCATTACCGGTGCGATCCCCATGAATTGTGCCGGGCCGGCAAAGTGGCTTCGGTCCTCACCCGGTTTCCGGACCTGAAATTCTGCGTGCCCCATCTGGGATTTGACGAGGTGTCGGAGTATTCTTTTCTGATGGCAACCCATGAAAACCTGTGGCTGGACACTGCCATGGTACTTACCGATTATTTCCCTGCATCTGCCCGGCCGGATCTTAGGTCGTTTCCGCTGGACCGGGTCATGTATGGGTCGGATTTTCCCAATATCCCCTATGCCTGGGACCGGGAACTCAAATGGCTGGCAGGGGCCGGGCTTTCTTCTTGGGAACTGGCACAGGTTACCTGGAAAAATGCGGCCCGGTTTTTCAATCTTGACTTTGACGATTCCCTCAGCTACTAG
- a CDS encoding Tex family protein, producing MTHISFISQDLQISEKQVAAVLTLLDQGATVPFIARYRKEQTGSLDEVAITGIRDRHQAMVALDARKTAITASLTERDLLTPDLARAIQKAATLAGLEDLYEKYRPRRRTRAMAAREQGLDPLADLLLAQSLNTDITHAARRFVDLGRGVETPDQALAGARDIIAETVNEDPQVREAVRQIYIKQGVIQSRVKKGQEQPGDKFHDYFDWQEPAFKAPSHRILAMLRGAKQGVLTLHVAVEPETAVRTMGAFYLKKQPSACRDQVSIAILDAYKRLLGKSLEKECLQALKSTADDQAIQVFVSNLKDLLLAPPLGEKPILALDPGFRTGCKVVCLDAKGDLCHHGVIYPHFKEADREKAGRLVADLVDQYQIQAVAVGNGTAGRETLAFVRELGLPDRVEILMVDESGASVYSASDIARQEFPDHDITVRGAVSIGRRLMDPLAELVKIDPRSIGVGQYQHDVDQKQLRQALDDTVQICVNQVGVEVNTASRELLARVAGLNDTIAANLVQYRQENGPFDSRKAFLKVPRLGPKAFEQAAGFLRVCNGKNPLDASGIHPESYGIVEQMAKDQGCAPKDLVGSPDRVKKIDPRAYISDQTGLPTLTDILAELRLPGRDPRKSFQSVAFDPSVSDIQDLVPGMMLPGIVTNVTAFGAFVDIGVHRDGLVHISQMADRFIKNPSEVVSVHQAVQVRVLEVDTAKKRISLSLKSV from the coding sequence ATGACACACATTTCTTTTATCAGTCAGGATCTTCAAATATCTGAAAAACAGGTGGCTGCGGTGTTAACCCTGCTGGATCAGGGTGCCACCGTGCCGTTCATCGCCCGGTACAGAAAGGAACAAACCGGGTCTCTGGATGAAGTCGCCATCACCGGGATCCGGGACCGGCACCAAGCCATGGTTGCCCTGGATGCCAGAAAGACCGCCATCACAGCTTCTTTGACTGAAAGAGACCTGTTGACACCGGACCTGGCCCGGGCAATTCAGAAGGCTGCCACCCTGGCGGGTCTGGAAGACCTGTATGAAAAATACCGGCCCCGGCGCCGGACCCGGGCCATGGCGGCCCGGGAACAGGGGCTGGATCCGCTGGCGGATCTGCTGCTGGCCCAGTCTTTAAATACGGATATTACCCATGCAGCCCGGCGGTTTGTGGATCTCGGCAGAGGTGTGGAAACACCTGATCAGGCCCTGGCCGGGGCCAGGGACATTATTGCCGAGACCGTGAATGAAGATCCGCAGGTCAGAGAAGCGGTGCGCCAGATATACATAAAACAGGGTGTGATCCAGTCCCGGGTCAAAAAAGGTCAGGAACAGCCCGGCGACAAATTCCATGATTATTTCGACTGGCAGGAGCCCGCATTCAAAGCCCCGTCCCACCGGATACTGGCAATGCTTAGGGGAGCGAAACAAGGCGTGCTCACCCTGCATGTGGCAGTGGAGCCTGAGACAGCGGTCCGGACCATGGGGGCATTTTATCTGAAAAAACAGCCGTCCGCCTGCCGGGACCAGGTATCGATCGCCATTCTGGACGCGTACAAGCGGCTTTTAGGGAAATCTCTGGAAAAAGAATGTCTTCAGGCGTTGAAATCCACGGCAGATGATCAGGCCATTCAGGTATTTGTCAGCAATCTCAAAGACCTGCTCCTGGCCCCGCCTTTAGGTGAAAAACCGATACTGGCCCTGGATCCGGGGTTCAGAACCGGTTGCAAGGTCGTCTGCCTGGATGCCAAAGGGGATTTGTGCCACCATGGGGTGATATACCCCCATTTCAAAGAGGCGGACAGAGAAAAAGCAGGCCGCCTGGTGGCGGATCTGGTGGATCAATATCAAATCCAGGCAGTGGCCGTGGGAAACGGCACGGCCGGCAGAGAAACTCTGGCCTTTGTCCGGGAACTGGGTCTGCCCGATCGGGTCGAGATTTTGATGGTGGATGAAAGCGGGGCATCGGTCTATTCTGCCTCAGACATTGCCCGGCAGGAGTTTCCGGATCACGATATCACGGTAAGAGGGGCCGTATCCATCGGCCGGCGCCTCATGGATCCGCTGGCTGAGCTGGTGAAAATCGATCCCCGGTCCATTGGTGTGGGCCAGTACCAGCATGATGTGGATCAAAAACAGCTGCGCCAGGCCCTGGATGACACTGTCCAGATCTGTGTCAACCAGGTGGGCGTGGAGGTCAACACCGCATCCCGGGAACTGCTGGCCCGGGTGGCCGGGTTGAATGACACCATTGCCGCCAATCTGGTGCAGTACCGGCAGGAAAACGGGCCGTTTGACAGCCGGAAGGCGTTTTTGAAAGTGCCCCGGCTGGGCCCCAAGGCGTTTGAACAGGCAGCCGGATTTCTGCGGGTTTGCAATGGAAAAAATCCTTTGGATGCCTCAGGCATTCATCCGGAATCCTATGGTATTGTGGAACAGATGGCAAAAGACCAGGGGTGTGCCCCCAAGGACCTGGTGGGAAGTCCGGACCGGGTGAAAAAAATCGACCCCCGGGCCTATATCAGTGATCAGACCGGACTGCCCACGCTTACCGATATTCTGGCGGAACTCCGGCTGCCGGGCCGGGATCCCAGAAAATCCTTTCAAAGTGTTGCATTTGATCCGTCCGTTTCAGACATCCAGGATCTGGTCCCGGGCATGATGTTGCCCGGTATCGTGACCAATGTCACCGCGTTCGGGGCGTTTGTGGACATCGGCGTCCACCGGGACGGCCTGGTGCATATCAGCCAGATGGCGGACCGGTTCATCAAAAATCCAAGCGAGGTTGTTTCAGTGCACCAGGCGGTCCAGGTCAGGGTCCTGGAAGTGGATACCGCCAAAAAACGCATCTCTCTATCGCTGAAATCCGTCTGA
- the tpx gene encoding thiol peroxidase, with protein MASTKLSGNPVSLAGEFPIKGTTAPDFTAVNQDLSEITLKSFEGKRKVLNIFPSIDTDVCATSVRKFNEKAAGLDNTQVICLSKDLPFALKRFCGAEGIDNVVAASLFRDAEFPGNAGVLITDGPMKGLTARAVMVLNEKNQVIYAQLVDDITHEPDYDAALAAL; from the coding sequence ATGGCTTCTACCAAACTATCAGGCAATCCGGTCTCTCTGGCAGGCGAATTTCCAATCAAGGGTACGACGGCACCTGATTTCACCGCCGTGAATCAGGACCTGTCTGAAATCACGCTGAAATCCTTTGAAGGCAAACGCAAGGTGCTCAACATTTTTCCCAGCATCGACACGGATGTGTGCGCCACGTCCGTGCGTAAATTCAATGAAAAGGCAGCCGGCCTGGATAACACCCAGGTGATCTGTCTGTCAAAAGATCTGCCTTTTGCCCTTAAACGGTTCTGCGGGGCGGAAGGCATTGACAATGTGGTGGCCGCCTCTCTTTTCAGGGATGCGGAATTTCCGGGAAACGCCGGGGTTTTGATCACGGACGGGCCGATGAAAGGCCTGACCGCCCGGGCGGTTATGGTGCTGAATGAAAAAAATCAAGTCATATATGCCCAGCTGGTGGATGATATTACCCACGAACCGGATTATGACGCGGCCCTGGCAGCGCTGTAA
- a CDS encoding AsmA family protein, whose translation MSRLIKWVLGIVAILVVLMVTAVVLVPMLVDVQQYKPRLEDLVTRQTGRSFTMGNDMDVSVFPWVGVRLSDVRLGSPEGFTAKDMVAVDQFEVRLKVMPLFSRRIEISTFAMNAPQIFLERRKDGRANWEGLGKTDARDGEKKPAAEKSESKDSGLPIESLMVEDFTISDGQVVFSDKAAGLEKQITDLNLTLGDISLDKPVQIDFTARMDEKPVSLNGNIGPMGNNPGKSDIDFDLVMKALGVMDVTLAGKLLDPSNDPRVDMDLDVSPFSLRKLMAELEQPFFMETADPAVFEKIALRTHISGNASAVSLTRGQMTLDDTSLTFSGAAKAFDKPDVAFDLALDQIDLDRYLPPAQEKPKAGSPSSNGKKGAASGSSPDYGPLRKLVLDGKLKIGQMTASNMTVSDITTHVTARNGQIALDPFSLNLYQGSLASTLGVDVRKKSPVTRINLDLNGIQAGPLIRDAMEKDLISGSLTGDAVLTMAGDTADQIKKTLDGKGKMTFTDGAVEGIDIAGMVRNAAAKAGLGQPVTEKPRTDFAELSLPFSVGQGIFNIMDAGLKSPLLRVNAGGQAYLLKETLDIRVEPKLVGTLKGQGDTADRTGIMVPLRVTGPFASPKIRPDLAGLLGGGLPDKEKIKEMIDTKKLPATDTKSLEEEGKKVLKGLLPGLQN comes from the coding sequence ATGAGTCGTTTGATAAAATGGGTTCTGGGAATCGTGGCAATCCTGGTCGTGTTAATGGTGACCGCAGTGGTGCTGGTTCCCATGCTGGTGGATGTCCAGCAGTATAAACCCAGACTGGAGGACCTGGTAACCAGGCAGACCGGCCGGTCTTTTACCATGGGAAATGACATGGATGTGTCCGTATTTCCCTGGGTCGGAGTCCGATTGTCGGATGTCCGCCTGGGCAGCCCGGAAGGATTCACTGCAAAGGACATGGTGGCAGTGGATCAGTTTGAAGTTCGACTCAAGGTGATGCCCCTGTTCTCCCGGCGCATCGAGATCAGTACCTTTGCGATGAATGCGCCTCAGATTTTTCTGGAACGTCGAAAAGACGGCCGGGCCAACTGGGAAGGACTGGGTAAAACAGATGCCCGGGACGGTGAAAAGAAACCAGCCGCAGAAAAGTCAGAATCAAAGGACTCGGGCTTGCCCATTGAATCGCTGATGGTGGAAGATTTCACCATCAGCGATGGGCAGGTTGTTTTTTCAGACAAGGCGGCCGGTCTGGAAAAGCAGATCACTGACCTGAATCTGACTCTGGGAGATATCAGCCTGGACAAGCCGGTACAGATCGATTTTACGGCCCGGATGGATGAAAAACCCGTATCTTTGAACGGAAACATCGGTCCGATGGGAAACAATCCCGGCAAATCAGACATTGATTTTGATCTGGTAATGAAAGCCCTGGGAGTGATGGATGTGACCCTGGCCGGCAAACTGCTGGATCCGTCCAATGACCCCCGGGTAGACATGGACCTGGATGTGTCCCCGTTTTCTTTGCGCAAACTCATGGCGGAGCTGGAACAGCCCTTTTTCATGGAAACGGCGGATCCGGCTGTGTTTGAAAAAATCGCTTTGCGTACCCATATTTCAGGTAATGCGTCTGCGGTGTCTCTGACCCGCGGGCAAATGACCCTGGATGACACTTCTTTGACGTTCAGTGGGGCCGCAAAAGCGTTTGACAAGCCGGATGTTGCATTTGATCTGGCCCTGGACCAGATTGATCTGGACCGGTACCTGCCCCCGGCACAGGAGAAACCCAAAGCCGGGAGCCCGTCTTCCAACGGAAAAAAAGGGGCCGCTTCCGGTTCATCTCCTGACTATGGTCCTTTGCGCAAACTGGTGCTGGACGGCAAACTGAAGATCGGGCAGATGACAGCGTCCAATATGACGGTTTCAGACATTACGACCCATGTGACAGCCAGAAACGGTCAGATTGCCCTGGATCCGTTCTCCCTGAACCTGTATCAGGGCAGCCTGGCTTCCACACTGGGGGTGGATGTGCGCAAAAAATCTCCTGTCACCCGAATAAACCTGGATCTGAACGGCATCCAGGCCGGTCCTTTGATCAGAGATGCCATGGAAAAAGATCTGATTTCCGGTTCATTGACCGGGGATGCTGTCTTGACCATGGCCGGGGATACGGCGGATCAAATCAAGAAAACCCTGGACGGCAAAGGAAAAATGACTTTTACAGACGGTGCCGTTGAAGGCATTGATATTGCCGGCATGGTCCGCAATGCCGCTGCCAAAGCCGGGCTGGGACAACCGGTCACTGAAAAACCCAGAACCGATTTTGCGGAGTTAAGTCTGCCGTTTTCCGTGGGGCAGGGGATTTTCAATATCATGGACGCCGGGTTGAAATCGCCGCTTCTGCGGGTCAATGCAGGGGGTCAGGCGTATCTGTTAAAAGAAACGTTGGATATCCGTGTGGAACCCAAGCTGGTGGGAACATTGAAAGGCCAGGGCGATACCGCGGACCGAACAGGGATTATGGTGCCGCTGCGGGTCACCGGACCGTTTGCATCCCCTAAAATCCGGCCGGATCTGGCGGGATTGCTGGGAGGCGGGTTGCCGGACAAGGAAAAGATTAAAGAGATGATCGATACAAAAAAATTGCCGGCCACAGACACAAAATCCCTGGAAGAAGAGGGGAAAAAAGTGTTGAAAGGGTTGTTGCCGGGCCTTCAAAATTGA
- a CDS encoding MBL fold metallo-hydrolase RNA specificity domain-containing protein: MECQFLGGTGEVTGSMHLLNTGRDEILLDCGMFQGRRKESNEKNRYFPVDPAKITNMVLSHAHIDHSGRIPVLTQAGFSGRIITTRPTQNALSYMLMDSGHIQESDAQYLNYKSLRTFLYQEEQKKKNQQLTNKEKSQVKRLLKKNPYDLNTDAIAKLQNQYGLDIIAPLYTQDQARQALTYIDGYPFNHEIPVGRDTTVKFYVAGHILGSAFSLFTVKDNGRVRKILYTGDIGRFDKPILKNPTLEFDEQDTKIDLMIMESTYGAREHGPVADLETSLKKVLLETHQRGGSLIIPSFAYGRTQELIYVFHKLYESGQVPQLPIYVDSPLASNLTRVFGEHPETYDRETHAAFLEKGLNPFYFDKIRFVQTVEESMNLTRDETPHVVISASGMCEAGRILHHLRYKIHNPKNTILIVGYMAQHTLGRRIEELGEQAAEANGSAVPEVKIFGKSYPLAARVEKIEGFSAHADKHELMRFVTQSNLDIDKIAIVHGEESQSNAFAADLREHGYDAFIPAPGDIVQF; the protein is encoded by the coding sequence ATGGAATGTCAATTTCTGGGCGGAACCGGTGAAGTCACCGGTTCCATGCACCTTTTGAATACGGGTCGGGATGAAATCCTTTTAGATTGCGGCATGTTTCAGGGGCGGCGCAAGGAAAGCAATGAAAAAAATCGTTATTTTCCCGTGGATCCGGCTAAGATTACCAACATGGTGCTGTCCCATGCCCATATTGATCATTCCGGCCGGATCCCCGTGCTGACCCAGGCCGGATTCTCCGGCCGGATCATCACCACCCGTCCCACCCAGAATGCATTGTCCTATATGCTGATGGACAGTGGACATATCCAGGAATCCGATGCCCAGTATCTGAATTACAAATCTTTGCGAACGTTTCTTTACCAGGAAGAGCAGAAAAAGAAAAATCAGCAGCTGACCAACAAGGAAAAATCACAGGTCAAGCGTCTGCTCAAAAAAAATCCATATGACCTGAATACGGATGCCATTGCCAAGCTTCAGAACCAGTATGGTCTTGACATCATTGCTCCGTTGTACACCCAGGATCAGGCCAGACAAGCCTTGACCTATATTGATGGGTATCCTTTCAACCATGAAATTCCCGTGGGCCGGGATACCACGGTTAAATTTTATGTGGCCGGTCATATTCTTGGATCTGCATTTTCCCTGTTCACGGTGAAAGATAACGGTCGTGTCCGCAAAATTCTGTATACCGGAGATATCGGGCGTTTTGACAAACCGATTCTCAAAAATCCGACCCTGGAATTTGATGAACAAGATACAAAAATCGATCTGATGATCATGGAAAGCACCTATGGGGCAAGAGAGCATGGCCCGGTGGCGGATCTGGAAACCAGCCTGAAAAAAGTGCTGCTGGAAACCCACCAAAGGGGCGGATCATTGATTATTCCTTCATTTGCCTACGGCAGAACCCAGGAACTGATTTATGTGTTTCATAAATTGTATGAATCCGGACAGGTGCCCCAGCTGCCCATTTATGTGGACAGCCCTTTGGCATCCAATCTGACCCGGGTGTTTGGCGAGCATCCGGAGACCTATGACAGGGAAACCCATGCCGCATTTCTGGAAAAAGGATTGAATCCATTCTATTTTGATAAGATCCGGTTTGTTCAGACGGTCGAAGAGTCCATGAACCTGACCCGGGATGAAACGCCCCATGTGGTGATTTCCGCATCCGGCATGTGTGAAGCCGGGCGCATCCTTCATCATTTGCGGTATAAGATTCACAACCCTAAAAATACGATTCTGATTGTGGGATATATGGCCCAGCACACTTTGGGACGCCGGATCGAGGAACTGGGTGAACAGGCAGCCGAAGCAAACGGATCAGCGGTTCCCGAGGTTAAAATTTTCGGAAAATCCTACCCGCTGGCTGCCCGGGTGGAAAAAATCGAAGGGTTCAGTGCCCATGCAGACAAACACGAACTGATGCGGTTTGTCACACAATCCAATCTGGATATTGACAAAATTGCCATTGTCCATGGGGAAGAATCCCAGAGCAACGCCTTTGCCGCTGATTTGAGGGAACACGGATATGACGCGTTCATACCCGCTCCCGGAGATATCGTTCAATTTTAA
- a CDS encoding FKBP-type peptidyl-prolyl cis-trans isomerase, which produces MTDTIKAGDTISVDYTGKKQDGTVFDSSEGKQPLKFTVGSGMLIQGFDEAVVGMKPGESKTVEVPPDQGYGHRHDDAFVNIPKAQIPDEIPLSEGLVLQLQDPQGRPVPATVTEITDESVKMDINHMLAGETLTFDITVRETGLTPDTQDCGSGGCESGSCQGC; this is translated from the coding sequence ATGACTGATACCATCAAAGCAGGCGACACCATTTCTGTGGATTACACGGGAAAAAAACAGGACGGGACCGTGTTTGATTCATCTGAAGGAAAACAGCCTCTGAAATTTACCGTGGGATCGGGTATGCTGATCCAGGGATTTGACGAGGCGGTGGTGGGAATGAAGCCTGGTGAGTCCAAAACGGTGGAAGTGCCGCCGGATCAGGGGTATGGCCATCGACATGACGATGCGTTTGTGAACATTCCCAAAGCCCAGATTCCCGACGAGATCCCTTTAAGTGAAGGGCTTGTTCTTCAGCTTCAGGATCCCCAGGGCCGTCCGGTACCGGCGACTGTGACCGAAATCACGGATGAAAGTGTAAAAATGGATATCAACCATATGCTGGCCGGTGAAACATTGACCTTTGATATCACCGTCCGGGAAACCGGGCTGACTCCGGATACCCAGGACTGCGGATCCGGGGGATGTGAGTCCGGCTCCTGCCAGGGTTGCTGA
- a CDS encoding nitrilase-related carbon-nitrogen hydrolase: MKIAMCQTRPVLMDVTANVENTIDHINMCKEKGADLIVFPELALTGYFVGLGYHEVALTMDSAHIRRIAAATKGTAAVVGFIEESRSMNFYNAALVAVDGEIQFAYRKLNLPNYGVFEEKKFFSTGKHIRTFRLQGLNIAVFICNDLWHPSLPYLGITQKADVFLTLFNSSEGSMADEFSNIESWEIINRFYSRIFGIYNICVNRVGEEGPAAVRCLSAKNGETDFPDAFRLPELKKKYHFWGGSEIINPYGHAVYKAVQNEEDMVMGAISKDMLRRKKILLPYLKNDDPYFTFRELGRILYTQGDSRK, from the coding sequence ATGAAGATCGCCATGTGTCAGACCCGACCGGTGTTGATGGATGTGACCGCCAATGTCGAAAATACCATTGATCACATCAACATGTGCAAGGAAAAAGGGGCGGATCTCATTGTATTTCCGGAACTGGCCCTGACCGGATATTTTGTGGGGTTAGGGTATCATGAAGTGGCATTGACTATGGATTCCGCCCATATCCGCCGTATTGCCGCCGCCACCAAAGGCACGGCCGCCGTGGTGGGGTTTATTGAAGAGTCCCGGTCCATGAATTTCTATAATGCCGCTTTGGTGGCAGTGGATGGGGAGATTCAGTTTGCCTATCGAAAATTGAATCTCCCCAATTACGGGGTGTTTGAAGAAAAAAAGTTTTTTTCCACCGGAAAGCATATCCGGACTTTCCGGCTTCAGGGCCTGAATATTGCGGTGTTTATCTGTAATGATCTGTGGCACCCGTCATTGCCGTATCTGGGCATTACCCAGAAAGCGGATGTGTTTTTGACCCTGTTTAATTCATCGGAAGGGTCCATGGCGGATGAGTTCAGCAATATCGAAAGCTGGGAGATCATTAATCGGTTTTATTCCCGAATTTTTGGTATTTACAATATCTGCGTCAACCGGGTGGGAGAAGAAGGCCCGGCAGCGGTCCGGTGCCTGTCGGCAAAAAACGGGGAAACCGATTTTCCGGATGCATTCCGGTTGCCTGAATTGAAAAAAAAATATCATTTCTGGGGCGGCAGTGAAATTATCAACCCGTATGGCCATGCTGTTTACAAAGCGGTCCAGAATGAAGAAGATATGGTGATGGGCGCCATCTCCAAAGATATGCTGCGCCGCAAAAAGATCCTGTTGCCTTATTTGAAAAATGATGACCCGTATTTCACGTTTCGTGAATTGGGCCGGATCCTTTATACACAAGGAGATTCCCGGAAATGA
- a CDS encoding response regulator, translated as MTNTKRLILAVDDNPKNLQFLGKLLSSNGFEVAMAQSGQQALNFMLKEEPDLILLDIMMPEMDGYTVCEKIKANFSTRHIPVIFLTAKTETSDVVKGFDVGGVDYVTKPFNAEELLARVKTHIEVKILRGLLPICSQCKKIRDDQGFWEQVERYFETHAQVTFTHSLCPDCMDKLYGDADWYRKSRK; from the coding sequence ATGACGAATACAAAACGATTGATACTGGCCGTGGATGACAATCCCAAAAACCTTCAGTTTCTGGGAAAGTTGCTTTCCAGCAATGGATTTGAAGTGGCAATGGCCCAAAGCGGGCAGCAGGCGTTGAATTTCATGCTCAAAGAGGAACCCGACCTGATTCTGCTGGATATTATGATGCCGGAAATGGACGGGTACACGGTTTGTGAAAAAATCAAAGCCAATTTTTCCACCCGGCATATTCCGGTGATTTTTCTGACCGCCAAAACCGAAACCAGTGATGTGGTAAAGGGGTTTGACGTGGGCGGGGTGGATTATGTGACAAAACCGTTCAATGCCGAAGAGTTGCTGGCCCGGGTTAAAACTCATATTGAAGTCAAGATTCTCAGGGGGCTTCTGCCCATCTGTTCCCAGTGCAAGAAAATAAGAGATGATCAGGGATTCTGGGAACAGGTGGAACGATATTTTGAAACCCATGCCCAGGTAACCTTTACCCACAGCCTCTGCCCCGATTGCATGGACAAACTTTACGGAGATGCCGACTGGTATCGGAAATCACGAAAATAA